A window of the Streptomyces griseochromogenes genome harbors these coding sequences:
- a CDS encoding cryptochrome/photolyase family protein, producing the protein MYVSVVLFTADLRLHDHPPLRAALDGTREVVPLFVRDRGVADAGFAVPNRLAFLADCLRDLDSGLRRHGGRLVVRSGDLVEEVCQVVAEADADEVHMAADVSAYAHRREARLRRALEADGRRLHVHEAVTTALAPGAVTPASSDHFAVFTPYFRQWSRQRMRDPLGVPRTIRVPEGVGSEEVPSRAGLPGVSAGLAAGGEREGRRRFSAWLRQGIADYEDRHDDLAVDATSRLSPHLHFGTLSPVELVHRARGAGGPGADAFVRQLAWRDFHRQVLAARPAAATADYRTRHDRWRTERTAQEDIEAWREGRTGYPVVDAAMRQLRHEGWMHNRARLLAASFLAKTLYVDWRVGARHFLDLLVDGDVASNQLNWQWMAGTGTDTRPHRVLNPVTQARRHDPDGSYVRRWVPELARLEGLAAHEPWKLRGPERDAVDYPGPVVDLAEGLDRFRRARGRA; encoded by the coding sequence ATGTACGTCTCGGTCGTCCTGTTCACCGCCGATCTGCGCCTGCACGACCACCCGCCCCTGCGGGCCGCACTGGACGGCACCCGCGAGGTCGTGCCCCTGTTCGTCCGCGACCGGGGCGTGGCGGACGCGGGATTCGCGGTGCCCAACCGGCTGGCCTTCCTCGCCGACTGTCTGCGCGATCTCGACTCGGGGCTGCGCCGGCACGGCGGGCGGCTGGTGGTCCGCTCCGGCGATCTCGTCGAGGAGGTGTGCCAGGTGGTCGCCGAGGCGGACGCCGACGAGGTGCACATGGCCGCCGACGTCAGCGCCTACGCGCACCGCCGGGAAGCGCGGCTGCGCCGGGCCCTGGAGGCCGACGGACGCCGGTTGCACGTGCACGAAGCGGTGACCACCGCGCTCGCGCCCGGCGCCGTGACGCCGGCCTCCTCGGACCACTTCGCCGTGTTCACGCCGTACTTCCGGCAGTGGTCGCGGCAACGGATGCGCGACCCGCTCGGCGTGCCCCGCACGATCCGGGTGCCGGAGGGGGTCGGGTCCGAGGAGGTCCCCTCCCGTGCCGGGCTGCCGGGCGTGTCCGCGGGGCTGGCCGCGGGCGGGGAGCGGGAGGGCCGCAGGCGGTTCTCCGCGTGGCTGCGCCAGGGCATCGCGGACTACGAGGACCGGCACGACGACCTGGCCGTCGACGCCACCTCCCGGCTCTCGCCGCACCTGCACTTCGGCACGCTCTCCCCCGTGGAACTGGTCCACCGGGCCCGCGGGGCGGGCGGCCCGGGCGCCGATGCCTTCGTACGGCAGCTCGCCTGGCGCGACTTCCACCGGCAGGTGCTGGCGGCGCGGCCGGCCGCGGCCACCGCCGACTACCGCACCAGGCACGACCGCTGGCGCACGGAGCGGACGGCCCAGGAGGACATCGAGGCGTGGCGGGAGGGCCGTACCGGCTATCCGGTCGTCGACGCCGCGATGCGCCAGTTGCGCCACGAGGGCTGGATGCACAACCGTGCCCGGCTGCTGGCCGCGAGCTTCCTGGCCAAGACCCTCTACGTCGACTGGCGGGTGGGCGCCCGCCACTTCCTGGACCTGCTGGTCGACGGGGACGTCGCCAGCAACCAGCTCAACTGGCAGTGGATGGCCGGGACCGGCACCGACACCCGTCCCCATCGCGTCCTCAACCCGGTCACCCAGGCCAGGCGGCACGACCCCGACGGCAGCTACGTGCGGCGCTGGGTACCCGAACTGGCGCGACTGGAAGGCCTGGCGGCGCACGAGCCGTGGAAGCTCCGGGGCCCGGAGCGGGACGCGGTCGACTACCCCGGCCCCGTCGTCGACCTGGCCGAGGGCCTGGACCGGTTCAGGCGGGCTCGCGGACGCGCCTGA
- a CDS encoding MerR family transcriptional regulator, with the protein MDGERVGADRSGPGPDVRATEAGVTTGALARRLGVSPTTLRSWERRYGIGPAERAAGRHRRWMPRDVAALETMCRLTSAGLPPAEAARLARSEAEVAGPPQDGTAAGPPAPVAAPAATGDVRQESRGLARAAVRLDAPAVEGRLAAAVAGFGLARAWQEVMVPTLHAVGRKWASSGDRYVEVEHLLSWHVSTVLRRHTRPPVAADGPATGPVLLACVPGEQHTLPLEALNAGLSQLAVATRMFGAAVPAEALTAAVRRLGPAAVVLWAQARSTASLPLAQHVAETRWGVKGARSRPLVVLGGPGWAGRPSQGMLRPTSLPEALGTLTAACGRLP; encoded by the coding sequence ATGGACGGGGAACGCGTCGGCGCCGACCGATCCGGCCCGGGCCCGGACGTACGGGCTACCGAGGCGGGTGTGACAACGGGGGCCCTCGCCCGCAGGCTCGGGGTCTCGCCCACCACGCTCCGCTCGTGGGAGCGCCGTTACGGCATCGGCCCGGCCGAGCGTGCGGCGGGCCGGCACCGGCGCTGGATGCCCCGCGACGTGGCCGCGCTGGAGACGATGTGCCGGCTGACCTCGGCCGGTCTGCCCCCTGCCGAGGCGGCACGTCTCGCGCGGAGCGAAGCGGAGGTGGCCGGGCCCCCGCAGGACGGGACGGCGGCCGGCCCGCCCGCACCCGTGGCCGCCCCGGCTGCGACGGGCGATGTGCGCCAGGAGTCCCGGGGCCTGGCGCGCGCGGCCGTACGCCTGGACGCGCCCGCCGTGGAGGGCCGACTGGCCGCCGCAGTGGCCGGGTTCGGCCTCGCCCGCGCCTGGCAGGAGGTCATGGTGCCCACCCTGCACGCCGTGGGCCGCAAGTGGGCCTCGTCAGGAGACCGTTATGTGGAGGTGGAACACCTGCTGTCCTGGCACGTCTCCACCGTCCTGCGCCGGCACACGCGACCGCCCGTCGCGGCGGACGGACCCGCGACGGGCCCGGTACTGCTCGCCTGCGTGCCCGGTGAACAGCACACCCTGCCCCTGGAGGCGCTCAACGCCGGACTGAGCCAACTCGCCGTCGCCACCCGGATGTTCGGAGCCGCGGTCCCGGCGGAGGCGCTCACGGCGGCGGTACGGCGCCTGGGTCCGGCCGCCGTCGTCCTGTGGGCGCAGGCCCGCTCCACGGCGAGCCTGCCGCTGGCGCAGCACGTCGCGGAGACCCGGTGGGGGGTGAAGGGAGCCCGGTCGCGGCCCCTGGTCGTCCTCGGCGGCCCCGGCTGGGCGGGCCGGCCCAGCCAGGGCATGCTCCGCCCGACGAGCCTGCCCGAGGCCCTCGGCACACTGACGGCGGCCTGCGGGCGACTGCCCTGA
- a CDS encoding RNA polymerase sigma factor, translating to MTPNPAASALLAVRPAPEPSAGAPSRGPVGEPYGDEALARRLPTGDDACVAAVHRRWSGLVYGMAHRCLGDAGEAEDVTQRVFIGVWRGRHRYRPERAPLACWIVGITRREIVDALSARTRRAALVAAAGSALALAGTGEPGPERALDRVLVLRALAQLPAPQRKVLCLAFYEDLTHTQIAARTGWPLGTVKSHARRGLHRLRDALEQPAGGFDAETVRMRGDRR from the coding sequence ATGACCCCGAATCCGGCCGCAAGCGCCCTCCTCGCCGTGCGCCCCGCGCCCGAGCCTTCGGCCGGGGCACCGTCGCGGGGTCCGGTCGGGGAGCCGTACGGCGACGAGGCACTGGCCCGGCGCCTGCCGACGGGCGACGACGCCTGCGTGGCCGCCGTCCACCGGCGCTGGTCCGGGCTGGTGTACGGCATGGCGCACCGCTGCCTGGGCGACGCCGGGGAGGCGGAGGACGTCACCCAGCGGGTGTTCATCGGGGTGTGGCGGGGCCGGCACCGGTACCGGCCCGAGCGCGCTCCGCTGGCCTGCTGGATCGTCGGCATCACCCGGCGCGAGATCGTCGACGCCCTGTCCGCGCGCACCCGGCGCGCGGCCCTGGTCGCAGCCGCGGGCTCCGCTCTCGCGCTCGCCGGCACCGGCGAGCCGGGGCCGGAAAGGGCACTGGATCGCGTCCTGGTCCTGCGCGCACTGGCCCAACTCCCCGCCCCGCAGCGGAAGGTCCTGTGCCTGGCCTTCTACGAGGACCTCACCCACACGCAGATCGCCGCCCGCACGGGGTGGCCCCTCGGCACCGTGAAGAGCCACGCCCGGCGCGGCCTGCACCGGCTCCGCGACGCGCTCGAACAGCCGGCCGGGGGGTTCGATGCGGAAACGGTGCGCATGCGTGGAGACCGCCGCTGA
- a CDS encoding SPW repeat protein, with protein sequence MANVSHRGDMATHPDVSEMRARYARMLGGRDVALVDGPVFLLGLYCSASPWILHYTTSQPALATHNLIMGIAIGLLALGFTTAPARMYGLSWAICAMGVWMIIAPWIVGSSPDTGVILNNIIIGALAVVLGLMCAGTAAKSAPKP encoded by the coding sequence ATGGCCAACGTCTCGCACAGGGGTGACATGGCGACCCACCCCGATGTCTCCGAAATGCGGGCACGCTACGCCCGCATGCTCGGCGGCCGTGATGTGGCGCTCGTGGACGGGCCGGTGTTCCTGCTCGGCCTGTACTGCTCGGCGTCCCCGTGGATCCTGCACTACACGACGAGCCAGCCGGCCCTGGCGACCCACAACCTGATCATGGGCATCGCGATAGGCCTGCTGGCACTGGGATTCACCACGGCCCCCGCGCGGATGTACGGCCTCAGCTGGGCCATCTGCGCCATGGGCGTCTGGATGATCATCGCGCCGTGGATCGTGGGCAGCAGCCCGGATACCGGCGTGATCCTCAACAACATCATCATCGGCGCGCTGGCCGTCGTCCTCGGGCTGATGTGCGCCGGTACGGCGGCGAAGAGCGCCCCCAAGCCATAG